A window of Microbacterium hominis genomic DNA:
TCAAGGCTGCCGCGCACGAAGACGGCGGCCGCGCGTTCGTGTCCAAGCTCTTCACGCTGGGCACCGTCGTGCTGCTCGGCACCACCGTGCTCGCGGTGGTCGGTGCGCCGCTGCTCGTGCAGCTCTACGCACCCGGTTTCCCGCCGGCGCAACAGGCTCTTGCCGTGGCCTTCGCCTACTGGTGCCTGCCGCAGATCCTCTTCTACGGCCTGTACGCGCTCGTCGGCGAAGCGCTCAACGCGCGACGCGTCTACGGCCCGTACACGTGGGCGCCGATCGTCAACAACATCGTGTCGATCGCCGGCTTCATCGCCTTCATCGTGCTCTTCGGCCCTGCGCCAGCCGTCTCGCAGTGGACGCCGACGATGATCGCGGTACTCGCGGGCACCGCGACGGCCGGCATCGTCGTGCAGGCCGGCATCCTGTTCCTCTTCTGGCGTCGCACCGGGTTGCACGTGCGCCCCGATTTCCGGTGGAAGGGCGTCGGGCTGGGGCAGATCGGCCGGCTCGCCGGGTGGACGTTCCTCATGGTCCTCGCCGGCCAGCTCGCCGGCATCGTGCAGTCCCGCGTGCTCTCGCAGGTACCCGAAGGCGCGCCGGGTGTGCTCGTGTCGCAGAACGCGTGGCTGCTGTTCATGCTCCCCTACTCGATCATCGTGCTCTCCATCGGCACGCCCTACTTCACGCAGCTCTCCGAGCACGCGGCGGCGGGGCGCGACGATGACGTGCGTGATGACATCGCGCGCAGCATCCGCACCCTCGGCCTGTTCGTCGTGGTGGCCGTCGCGGCCCTCGTGGCGGCTGCGGTGCCGGCATCCCGGATCTTCACCGACTCCGCCGCCGAAGCGCTCGACGCCTCCGTGGTGCTCCTGTGCTTCCTGGTGAGTCTCCTCCCTCTGGCGGTGCTGTTCGTCATCCAGCGCACGTTCTACGCGTACGACGACACGCGCACCCCGTTCTTCTTCACCCTGCTGCAGTGCGCCCTCGTGGTGGCGACCGCGCTGATCGCGGTATCGTTCGCGCCGGAGTTCGTCGCCGCGGCGGTCGCGCTCGGCCAGTCGTTCGCGAGCGTCGTGCAGGTCATCGTCGCGACGTGGCTGCTGCATCGCCGTCTCGGCTCGGTGCGGGTGCGTGAGTGGATGCCGGCGCTGCTGCGCTTCATCCTGGCCGCCGTGCCCGCCGCCGGCGCCGGGTTCGCGGTGTTCGTGCTCTTCGGGGGCGCGGACGGGTGGATGGCCTCCGACAAGGTGCTCGGCGCCGTCGGTGCGGGGGTCGTCGGGCTGGTGACGCTCGCCGTCTACATCGGGATCCTCGCGCTGTTCCGCGTGCCGGATCTCGCGCCGGCGGTCGCGATGGCGCGCCGCCTCGTCGGAGGGCGCCGCTGAGCCGCGACTGCGGGTGAGGCATCCAGTAATCAAGGAATGTTGCGCGGCTACCATGTGTTGTGCGACGGGGAACCACATCGAAGGGGGCGCACGTGCGTCAGGTCATCATCATCGGATCGGGTCCGGCAGGCTACACGGCGGCGATCTACGCTGCGCGTGCGAACCTGTCGCCGCTCGTCGTCGCCTCGTCGGTCGAGGCCGGCGGTGAGCTGATGAACACCACCGAGGTCGAGAACTTCCCGGGGTTCCCCGAGGGCATCATGGGCCCCGACCTCATGACCAAGATGCAGGAGCAGGCCGAGAAGTTCGGCGCCGAGGTGCTCTACGACGACGTCGTCTCGCTCGATGTCACCGGGCCGGTCAAGAAGATCACGCTCGGCTCGGGCGCGACCCATGAAGCCGATTCGATCGTCTTCGCGACCGGCTCCGCACCCCGCAAGATCGGCATCGAGGGCGAGCAGCGCCTGTCCGGCCGCGGCGTCTCGTACTGCGCGACCTGCGACGGCTTCTTCTTCCGTGAGAAGGCGATCGCCGTCGTCGGCGGCGGCGACTCCGCGATGGAGGAGGCCACCTTCCTCACCAAGTTCGCGTCGAAGGTGTACGTGATCCACCGCCGCGAGGAGCTGCGCGCCTCGAAGATCATGCAGGAGCGCGCCTTCAAGAACGACAAGATCGAGTTCGTCTGGAACAGCGCCGTCGTCGATGTTCTGGGTGAGGATGCCGTCACCGGCGTCGTGCTCGAGAGCACCGTCGACGGCACCCGCTCCGAGCTCGCGCTCGAGGGTGTGTTCGTCGCGATCGGCAACGACCCGCGCACCCACCTCGTGCACGGATCGCTCGATCTGACCGAGGCCGGCACCGTGTGGGTCGACGGCCGTTCGTCGCGCACCTCCGTTCCCGGCGTCTTCGCCGCAGGTGACGTCGTCGACCCGACCTACCGCCAGGCCGTCACGGCTGCCGCGTCGGGCACGGTCGCCGCGCTCGATGTCGAGCACTACCTCGCCGGGCTCGGCGAGGCCGGTGCGCCGGCGACCGATGCGTCCGAGATCGACGGTCTGCCCGAGGCCGACGCGGCCTGAGCCACACGGCTCGTCGCCCTGGCGCGCGCGGCACGGGCGAGGGGTACGGGCGGCTGCCCCGAGGGATGGCCGAAACCGGGCCGCGGAACAATTCGCCCGCCTTCCACGTTCACGACACAGAGACTTCCCCACACAGAGGAGAGAACATGACCGCCAAGGTGACGACTTCCGCCACGTTCGAGCAGGACGTCCTGCAGGCGACCGGCCCCGTGCTGGTCGACTTCTGGGCTGAGTGGTGCGGACCGTGTCGCATGGTCGCCCCGGTGCTGGACCAGATCCAGACCGAGCACCCCGAGAAGATCACGATCGTCAAGCTCAACGTCGACGAGAACCCCGACCTGGCGATGAAGTACCAGATCACGTCGATCCCGGCGATGAAGGTCTTCAACAAGGGTGAGGTCGAGACCACGATCATCGGCGCGAAGCCCAAGTTCGCGCTCGAGCAGGACCTCGCCAAGTACCTCGGCTGAGCCCCGCGCTTTCCGGCCCGGTTCCCTCTGGGGGACCGGGCCGTTTCGTTGCGCGGTTTCGTTACCCGGTTACGACGCGTCGACGCGGACGGTCGCGTCCCACTTGCGGTGGGTGTTCGCCTCGCCGAGCAGCTTCCACACGGCAGGCGTGAGCGGGGGATAGTCGAGAGCGATCTGGCGCAGCACCCGGTAGTGGCGCGCTGCGTTCGGTCGCACCCCGCCATTGGCGGCGATGTTGTCTGCACGTAGCAGGAAGACCACGAGCTCGTCGACGCTCGGCAGTTCTTCCATGAAGTCCCACGGATCCTCGCCGCCGCGGAGCCGTTCCGCGATCAGGCTCGAGAGCTCATCCGCTGCCTCCGCGCGCAGCAGTTCAAGGCTGGCCCTTCGTCCGGGGATGCGCTCGTGTGCCGTCACCCATCCAGGGTAAAGCGCCTGCCTGAATGTCGGCGCACCGCGCCGGGAATCACGACGCCCCGTAACCCGATTCGCCGATTTCCTCGAGGATCCGATTCAGATCCTGAATGCTGGCGAAATCTATGCTGATCTGGCCTTTCTTTGCGCTCAGCGCGATCCGCACCCGGGTGTTGAGGCGGTCGCCGAGTCGCCCGGCGACCTCGTCGAGATGCGCGCGTCGCGAACCGGCCTGAGGTTTTGCAGAACGCTGCGGGCCGGCATCCGTCATCTTGGCCGCCTGCTCGGCGGCACGCACCGAGAGGTCCTCGTTGACGATCTTGTCGGAGAGCTTCTGCATCGCCCCGGTGTCGCCGAGCGAGAGGATCGCCCGCGCGTGTCCTGCGCTCAGCACACCGGCTGCCACGCGCTGCTGCACGGGCATCGGGAGCTTCAGCAGTCGGATGGTGTTGCTGATCTGGGGACGGGAGCGCCCGATGCGCGTCGCGAGCTCTTCCTGCGTGATGCCGAAGTCTTCGAGGAGCTGCTGATAGGCCGACGCCTCTTCGAGCGGGTTGAGCTGCGAGCGGTGGAGGTTCTCGAGCAGCGCGTCGCGGAGGAGGTGCTCGTCGGCCGTGTCGCGGATGACGGCGGGGATCGAATCCAAGCCGGCTTCCCGCGCGGCGCGGGTGCGACGCTCACCCATGATGAGCTCGTACGTGCCGTCGACAGCGGGGCGAACGACGACCGGCTGGAGCACACCGAACTCCCGCACACTGTGCACGAGCTCAGCGAAGTGCTCGGGATCGAAGTTGGTGCGCGGCTGGCGCGGGTTCGGAACGATCGCGTGCGGGTCGATGTGTGCGAGGTGCGCACCCGGCACCGCGACCAGCTCCGCGGGGGAGTCGTTCTTGTCGCTGTCGGCGTCGGTCGTCGCGTCCGACTCGGGGCGCTCGGCAACAGCGACGGCACGCGGGAAGAAGACGTCGGCGGGACGACCCTCACCGGGTCCACCCTGCTCGCTCGTCGGTATCAGCGCGCCGATGCCACGCCCCAGTCCTGTGCGCTTCGCCATCAGGCTCCCCCTTCGTTCACGCGCGCGGGCTCGCGCTGAATCATCTCCACGGCTGCTTCCCGATACGCGATCGCGCCGGCCGACTGACCATCGTAGGCGATCACGGTCTGCCCGAAGCTCGGCGCCTCTGAGACGCGGACCGAACGCGGGATCACGGTGTGAAGCACCTGATCGGGGAAGTGCTGACGCACCTCGTCTGCGACCTGCTGCGCCAGACGCGTGCGCGCGTCGTACATGGTCAGCATGATCGTCGACAGGAAGAGTCCGGGATTGAGGTGCTTCTGGATCATGCGCACCGTGCCCAGGAGCTGGCTCAGTCCCTCGAGCGCGTAGTACTCGCATTGGATGGGGATGAGCACTTCGCTCGCCGCGGTGAATGCGTTGATCG
This region includes:
- a CDS encoding tryptophan synthase subunit alpha; translated protein: MTAHERIPGRRASLELLRAEAADELSSLIAERLRGGEDPWDFMEELPSVDELVVFLLRADNIAANGGVRPNAARHYRVLRQIALDYPPLTPAVWKLLGEANTHRKWDATVRVDAS
- the trxA gene encoding thioredoxin, translated to MAETGPRNNSPAFHVHDTETSPHRGENMTAKVTTSATFEQDVLQATGPVLVDFWAEWCGPCRMVAPVLDQIQTEHPEKITIVKLNVDENPDLAMKYQITSIPAMKVFNKGEVETTIIGAKPKFALEQDLAKYLG
- the trxB gene encoding thioredoxin-disulfide reductase, translating into MRQVIIIGSGPAGYTAAIYAARANLSPLVVASSVEAGGELMNTTEVENFPGFPEGIMGPDLMTKMQEQAEKFGAEVLYDDVVSLDVTGPVKKITLGSGATHEADSIVFATGSAPRKIGIEGEQRLSGRGVSYCATCDGFFFREKAIAVVGGGDSAMEEATFLTKFASKVYVIHRREELRASKIMQERAFKNDKIEFVWNSAVVDVLGEDAVTGVVLESTVDGTRSELALEGVFVAIGNDPRTHLVHGSLDLTEAGTVWVDGRSSRTSVPGVFAAGDVVDPTYRQAVTAAASGTVAALDVEHYLAGLGEAGAPATDASEIDGLPEADAA
- the murJ gene encoding murein biosynthesis integral membrane protein MurJ — protein: MSVGRASIMIGAGTVVSRLTGFLRQIVLVSAVGATTGAGNAFAIANQLPNNIYAIISTGLLSAVVVPQIVKAAAHEDGGRAFVSKLFTLGTVVLLGTTVLAVVGAPLLVQLYAPGFPPAQQALAVAFAYWCLPQILFYGLYALVGEALNARRVYGPYTWAPIVNNIVSIAGFIAFIVLFGPAPAVSQWTPTMIAVLAGTATAGIVVQAGILFLFWRRTGLHVRPDFRWKGVGLGQIGRLAGWTFLMVLAGQLAGIVQSRVLSQVPEGAPGVLVSQNAWLLFMLPYSIIVLSIGTPYFTQLSEHAAAGRDDDVRDDIARSIRTLGLFVVVAVAALVAAAVPASRIFTDSAAEALDASVVLLCFLVSLLPLAVLFVIQRTFYAYDDTRTPFFFTLLQCALVVATALIAVSFAPEFVAAAVALGQSFASVVQVIVATWLLHRRLGSVRVREWMPALLRFILAAVPAAGAGFAVFVLFGGADGWMASDKVLGAVGAGVVGLVTLAVYIGILALFRVPDLAPAVAMARRLVGGRR
- a CDS encoding ParB/RepB/Spo0J family partition protein, with the translated sequence MAKRTGLGRGIGALIPTSEQGGPGEGRPADVFFPRAVAVAERPESDATTDADSDKNDSPAELVAVPGAHLAHIDPHAIVPNPRQPRTNFDPEHFAELVHSVREFGVLQPVVVRPAVDGTYELIMGERRTRAAREAGLDSIPAVIRDTADEHLLRDALLENLHRSQLNPLEEASAYQQLLEDFGITQEELATRIGRSRPQISNTIRLLKLPMPVQQRVAAGVLSAGHARAILSLGDTGAMQKLSDKIVNEDLSVRAAEQAAKMTDAGPQRSAKPQAGSRRAHLDEVAGRLGDRLNTRVRIALSAKKGQISIDFASIQDLNRILEEIGESGYGAS